From the genome of Colwellia psychrerythraea 34H, one region includes:
- a CDS encoding peptidase domain-containing ABC transporter — protein sequence MNSNHIAEQQTVENASPQTAAPDVVDELTLEQALLQQALPVNVLKNLLDKLETSVQTGALVNACQQAETQLPQAPVIKRLYFVFNALKLKGIQAAQVRWTRFDQRRLPAMLFTHSGWILVEHAKENKLLVTNEAGESEHCTHEQLETGIVLWLRVAKKSEQSSIFSLKGNIAARLVFSKMFKNRRWLIDIIVATVIINVLAVSTAIFAMQVYDRVVPTLAYATLTTLVMGMFIVVVLDWFLKTIRARTLDSVSCAVDKAVSQQVFDHVMHLQLDERPRSLGTLAAQVSGLDSVRQFFSSGVVFALVDLPFALFFIGMIALIGGHIGWVYLMLLPIALTLGWMTQRRLRRLLKQQMMRSNERQGLLVDAIKGAESIRANNATWRFSAQWQEITQTISSYNIRQKAISNFATVSTGSLSTAAYISAIVVGVGQIEAGNLTMGALIACSILGGRVIAPVAQSVQYFSQWQNVAQALEMVNQVLLLNTERRVDQNLLLPDELPKKISLDGIMFSYPESPIRQLNINKLTFTAGDRVVLLGAIGSGKSTLLKVLAGLYKPAEGRIKLGQADLWEIEPNIVADQVSYLPQSVHLFKGTLRSNLALSGAVSDSHLLQVSEQLGIDKIAADDSLGMELAISEGGEGLSGGQRQLVGLGRTFLAQPKIWLLDEPTATLDNESEQKVLQALLDNVKTDDILIISTHRPALAAKMANRVIVMQHGEIINDGKPEDVLSKIMSNVTKNKATVSSRDAPTLRTPKGFVAANVNQGDNHVI from the coding sequence ATGAACAGTAATCATATCGCAGAACAGCAAACTGTAGAAAACGCATCCCCACAAACTGCTGCACCCGATGTAGTCGATGAATTAACGTTAGAGCAGGCTTTATTACAACAAGCGCTGCCTGTTAACGTGTTAAAAAATTTATTGGATAAGTTAGAGACTTCGGTGCAAACAGGTGCTTTAGTTAACGCTTGTCAGCAGGCTGAAACGCAATTGCCACAAGCGCCGGTGATTAAACGACTGTACTTTGTTTTCAATGCATTAAAATTAAAAGGCATACAAGCAGCCCAAGTCAGGTGGACGCGTTTTGATCAACGTCGATTACCGGCCATGCTTTTTACGCACTCGGGCTGGATATTGGTTGAACATGCAAAAGAGAATAAGTTATTAGTGACGAATGAGGCAGGTGAGAGCGAGCATTGCACACACGAGCAACTCGAAACGGGCATTGTCTTGTGGCTGCGCGTCGCAAAAAAAAGTGAGCAAAGCTCCATTTTTTCATTAAAGGGTAATATTGCCGCTAGACTTGTATTTAGTAAAATGTTTAAAAATCGTCGTTGGTTAATCGATATTATCGTTGCCACGGTTATTATTAATGTTTTGGCGGTATCAACGGCTATTTTTGCAATGCAAGTTTATGATCGAGTGGTTCCAACTTTAGCGTATGCCACTTTAACTACCTTAGTCATGGGGATGTTTATTGTCGTTGTACTGGATTGGTTTTTAAAAACAATCCGTGCACGTACCTTAGACAGTGTGAGTTGTGCGGTAGATAAAGCGGTATCACAACAAGTATTTGACCATGTGATGCATTTGCAGTTAGATGAGCGCCCTCGTAGTTTGGGTACACTGGCCGCGCAAGTGAGTGGTTTAGATTCGGTCAGGCAATTCTTTAGTTCAGGGGTTGTTTTTGCTTTAGTAGACCTACCTTTCGCCTTATTTTTTATTGGTATGATTGCACTTATTGGCGGCCATATTGGCTGGGTTTATCTGATGTTATTACCTATAGCACTAACTTTAGGCTGGATGACACAAAGACGATTACGCCGATTACTTAAACAGCAAATGATGCGCTCTAATGAACGTCAAGGGTTATTAGTTGATGCTATTAAAGGCGCTGAATCTATTCGGGCGAATAATGCAACATGGCGTTTTTCAGCACAATGGCAAGAGATAACGCAAACTATTTCGAGCTATAATATACGCCAAAAAGCGATCAGTAATTTTGCCACTGTTAGTACAGGCAGTTTATCTACTGCTGCTTATATCAGTGCTATTGTTGTTGGTGTTGGCCAAATTGAAGCAGGTAATTTAACCATGGGGGCCTTGATTGCTTGTAGTATTTTAGGTGGCCGTGTTATTGCCCCTGTTGCACAAAGTGTGCAGTATTTTTCGCAGTGGCAAAATGTTGCGCAAGCATTAGAAATGGTGAATCAGGTATTATTATTGAACACGGAGCGCCGCGTAGATCAAAATTTATTATTACCTGATGAGTTACCTAAAAAAATCAGTTTAGACGGGATAATGTTTTCCTATCCTGAATCACCTATACGGCAATTAAATATTAATAAATTAACCTTTACTGCGGGTGATCGTGTTGTATTGCTCGGCGCGATAGGATCAGGTAAATCGACCTTACTTAAAGTGTTAGCAGGTTTATATAAACCTGCGGAAGGCAGAATTAAATTGGGTCAGGCTGACTTATGGGAAATAGAGCCCAATATTGTCGCTGATCAGGTCAGTTACTTACCCCAAAGTGTGCATTTATTTAAAGGAACTTTACGTAGCAATTTAGCATTATCTGGCGCGGTAAGTGACTCTCACTTGTTACAGGTATCTGAGCAACTTGGTATAGATAAAATTGCTGCGGATGATTCGTTAGGTATGGAATTAGCCATTAGTGAAGGTGGAGAAGGATTATCTGGTGGTCAACGTCAGCTGGTTGGTCTTGGTCGAACCTTTTTAGCACAACCTAAAATATGGTTGTTGGATGAGCCTACAGCGACTTTAGATAACGAATCGGAACAAAAAGTATTACAGGCATTGCTAGACAATGTTAAAACCGATGATATTTTAATTATTTCAACTCATCGCCCTGCTTTAGCGGCGAAGATGGCGAATCGCGTTATTGTGATGCAGCACGGTGAGATAATCAATGATGGGAAACCTGAGGATGTTCTGTCCAAAATCATGTCTAATGTTACGAAAAATAAAGCAACTGTCTCAAGCAGAGATGCTCCAACATTACGCACACCAAAAGGTTTTGTCGCGGCTAATGTGAATCAAGGTGACAATCATGTTATTTGA
- a CDS encoding TolC family protein: protein MQKKMQKVWTTNGRLSRRYSLSMPSLSLLMLSLIVLVSMAIEAAEFQAQYTPNIEDNTSTMSSVTLFKQGDFTQLKKRTLPRDFLNALQAVIIHNPALKGQQAALNSYEADIDSAKARRYPTLSAQANNLNNDADQGTLRLNQPLWAFGKIDTAIDEATANYTAEQWGLIQNQRELISDTAKIYAKIQGIKLRITVAKQNIKEHENLHGRISRRQQGQLASNADTRLAYSRLLQARSRLQRIMGEELVAQAELQALTQIRVSTEGAIDDSLLGLPDRLVVNKLVMKNDANIRYKREQLKVVRLNLKQEKVASLPTISFRVEYDFLDNDINVDQTRAGLVFESNMEGLGLVSAGRVNAAAARLNAADEEVKSALNDVRRQVNVLMINRGVQRDLMRSQKDIVDEVEATMASFLRQYNSGRKSWVEVLNNQRELTELRLQLVQIASDWQQLSLQLLTLMGTLDDPAGLKHYEQ from the coding sequence ATGCAAAAAAAAATGCAAAAAGTATGGACAACTAATGGCAGGTTAAGTCGCAGGTATTCCTTATCTATGCCTAGCTTGTCATTACTCATGTTGTCGTTAATCGTACTGGTATCAATGGCAATAGAGGCAGCAGAGTTTCAGGCCCAGTATACTCCTAATATAGAGGATAATACTTCGACTATGTCATCAGTTACGCTATTTAAACAGGGGGATTTTACACAACTTAAAAAGCGAACCTTACCACGTGATTTTTTAAACGCGTTACAAGCGGTTATCATTCATAACCCAGCATTAAAGGGCCAACAAGCGGCTCTTAATTCGTATGAGGCGGATATAGACAGTGCAAAAGCGAGACGCTACCCCACGCTGTCTGCACAGGCTAACAATTTAAATAATGATGCAGACCAAGGAACACTACGCTTAAATCAACCGCTGTGGGCCTTTGGTAAAATAGATACGGCGATTGATGAAGCGACCGCCAATTATACCGCTGAGCAATGGGGCTTAATACAAAATCAGCGTGAGTTGATAAGCGATACCGCAAAAATTTACGCTAAAATACAAGGGATTAAACTACGTATTACCGTGGCAAAACAGAATATTAAGGAACATGAAAACTTACATGGTCGCATTTCTCGTCGTCAACAAGGTCAGTTAGCCTCTAATGCCGATACCCGCTTAGCTTACTCGCGTTTACTGCAAGCCCGTTCAAGATTACAACGTATTATGGGTGAGGAATTAGTGGCTCAAGCTGAGTTACAGGCATTAACACAAATACGGGTTTCAACGGAAGGCGCTATTGATGATAGTTTATTAGGTTTGCCCGATCGTTTGGTGGTTAATAAATTAGTAATGAAAAATGATGCAAATATTCGCTATAAGCGTGAGCAACTTAAGGTGGTGCGTTTAAATTTAAAACAGGAAAAAGTGGCATCACTGCCGACCATTTCTTTTCGTGTTGAGTATGATTTTTTAGATAACGATATAAATGTCGACCAAACTCGGGCTGGCTTAGTATTTGAAAGTAATATGGAAGGACTTGGCTTAGTAAGTGCAGGGCGTGTAAACGCCGCTGCTGCGCGTTTAAATGCCGCAGATGAAGAGGTGAAATCTGCCTTGAATGATGTTAGGCGCCAAGTTAATGTGTTAATGATTAATAGGGGCGTGCAGCGAGACTTAATGCGTTCACAAAAAGATATAGTAGATGAAGTTGAAGCGACGATGGCATCGTTTTTACGCCAATATAATTCAGGACGTAAATCATGGGTAGAAGTACTTAATAACCAACGCGAGCTAACAGAGTTACGTTTACAACTCGTACAGATAGCAAGTGATTGGCAACAGTTGTCGTTACAGTTATTGACCTTAATGGGAACCTTGGATGATCCCGCAGGATTAAAGCATTATGAACAGTAA
- a CDS encoding tetratricopeptide repeat-containing sulfotransferase family protein: protein MNELILLRQLAENQQYPSLLELAQSLWYDSGNPAVLPLLATANAHMGLKENTQALYQQSLKHFDVLDVDARCDLAVVLIVMQRIDDAIKMLSDILMEQGNHALALARLAYCYLASGRLAEAQHFFEKSLIITPERFIVHRNLVAVYIAQNELNQAQKQLDSATEVLVNYHKVGDPLYQQYWFQLNTTQLQLWVVQGLFCPAEEWLTQLSVRQQAGDYDEAVLVQYVKSYSQVLAEKNFHQQATNILREYLKQYNNNVELCMALAELAQVQGHFMQAISLLQKALKKDEGNSDLWVQLSTACLHRFDKKARKAAVRAVSLAEALEITDEQSLVLIKMKQAQANNALAEVECQEQNFEVSEKLYRDILAEHSHFLPALQGLGQQQMQQGNIDEAVALFERIKDIDLLKGCSALINVRRFPDDVEALDKMAIAANKPSMEGSLRAGILFQLAAAWEKKKDYNKAFRFAEQANNASKKFLSYNAQKHREDCARLRACFNKTLYQHRPNYGIESTIPVYVLGMPRSGTTLVEQILSGHSDIFGAGELGVIPQVIQGINRWERHTGSGRQYPDCIDDFNADTIAGIANNMLKELQELAAETKPESKYVVDKMPHNFENIGLIKFLFPNAKIISVRRDPRDIAMSNYFTDYQAKHGGMGFAYDLEHIGEQLADHNLLMHHWQQTFPDEILEINYEDVVDDIEGCARKMLSYIGVNWQPKVLKFNELVRTVKTASVWQVRQPIYKTSKGKWLRYQTRLTPLIKGTNAKIVSHPITDLLTLPEPGFLTDGVALYKEGKLDDAEMCFKKMLHHNPGHAACHYMIGLVYLTKNHAQDGIRHFEKAVASCPWQKEWRQNLLKAYEQEGETNKIAAFKKGNQRTTANDANNAVTYDEHFTSDAFTTKTTVSQ, encoded by the coding sequence ATGAACGAATTAATTCTGTTGCGACAACTTGCCGAAAATCAACAATACCCTAGTTTGCTCGAATTAGCGCAATCACTTTGGTATGACAGCGGCAACCCAGCAGTATTGCCCTTGTTAGCTACAGCTAACGCCCATATGGGATTAAAAGAAAATACCCAAGCCTTATACCAACAATCGCTTAAACATTTTGACGTGCTTGATGTCGATGCCCGCTGTGATTTGGCTGTGGTGTTAATTGTGATGCAGCGTATAGATGACGCCATTAAAATGTTAAGTGATATCTTGATGGAACAAGGTAACCATGCATTAGCTCTGGCACGCTTAGCATACTGTTATTTAGCTTCTGGTCGCTTAGCTGAAGCACAACACTTTTTTGAAAAATCACTAATAATCACTCCTGAGCGCTTCATCGTACACCGCAATTTAGTGGCCGTATATATTGCACAAAATGAGCTCAACCAGGCACAAAAACAGCTCGATAGCGCAACAGAAGTGTTAGTTAATTATCATAAGGTCGGTGATCCGCTTTACCAGCAATATTGGTTTCAACTGAACACTACGCAATTACAACTATGGGTAGTACAAGGTTTATTTTGCCCTGCTGAAGAATGGCTTACTCAGTTAAGTGTGCGACAACAAGCGGGTGACTATGATGAAGCCGTATTAGTACAATACGTTAAAAGCTATAGCCAAGTGTTAGCGGAAAAAAATTTTCATCAACAAGCAACGAATATTCTACGTGAATACTTAAAGCAGTATAACAATAACGTAGAGCTATGCATGGCACTTGCTGAACTAGCGCAGGTACAAGGGCACTTTATGCAGGCGATTAGTTTACTGCAAAAAGCGTTAAAAAAGGATGAAGGAAATAGTGACCTTTGGGTGCAGTTATCAACAGCCTGCTTGCACCGTTTTGATAAAAAGGCACGCAAAGCGGCAGTACGGGCTGTCAGTTTGGCAGAAGCGCTAGAGATTACAGATGAACAATCCTTAGTGTTGATTAAAATGAAACAAGCACAGGCAAACAATGCTTTAGCTGAAGTGGAATGCCAAGAGCAAAATTTTGAAGTTTCAGAGAAGCTCTATCGTGATATTTTGGCTGAGCACAGCCATTTTTTACCGGCACTGCAAGGATTAGGTCAGCAACAAATGCAGCAGGGGAATATTGATGAAGCAGTAGCCTTATTTGAACGTATTAAAGATATTGACCTACTGAAAGGGTGTTCGGCACTAATTAATGTCCGGCGTTTTCCTGATGATGTAGAAGCCTTAGATAAAATGGCTATCGCGGCCAATAAACCTAGCATGGAAGGCTCGTTGCGCGCCGGTATTTTGTTCCAATTAGCAGCCGCGTGGGAAAAAAAGAAGGACTATAATAAAGCCTTTAGATTTGCTGAACAGGCTAATAACGCCAGTAAAAAGTTTTTATCATACAATGCTCAAAAACACCGCGAAGACTGTGCAAGATTACGTGCTTGTTTTAACAAAACCTTGTATCAGCATCGTCCTAACTACGGTATTGAATCAACAATACCGGTATATGTGTTAGGCATGCCGCGCTCGGGTACTACTTTGGTTGAACAAATATTATCCGGGCACAGTGATATTTTTGGTGCCGGTGAGTTAGGTGTTATTCCGCAAGTTATACAAGGGATAAATCGCTGGGAACGCCACACTGGCTCTGGTCGACAATACCCCGATTGTATTGACGATTTTAATGCCGATACCATCGCAGGTATTGCCAATAATATGTTAAAAGAATTACAAGAACTCGCCGCTGAAACTAAGCCAGAATCAAAATACGTGGTGGATAAAATGCCGCATAATTTTGAAAATATTGGTTTAATTAAATTTTTATTTCCCAACGCTAAAATCATTTCAGTACGTCGCGACCCACGCGACATAGCTATGTCGAATTATTTTACTGATTATCAAGCTAAGCATGGCGGTATGGGCTTTGCCTATGATCTAGAGCATATTGGAGAACAATTAGCCGATCATAATCTGTTAATGCATCATTGGCAGCAAACCTTTCCTGATGAAATTCTAGAAATTAATTATGAAGATGTCGTTGACGACATAGAAGGCTGCGCCCGTAAAATGTTGAGTTATATTGGCGTAAACTGGCAACCCAAAGTACTTAAATTTAATGAGTTAGTACGTACAGTGAAAACAGCCAGTGTTTGGCAGGTACGACAACCTATTTATAAAACATCAAAAGGTAAGTGGCTGCGTTATCAAACTCGGTTAACACCATTAATCAAAGGTACTAATGCAAAAATAGTATCACACCCTATAACTGATTTGCTCACCTTGCCTGAGCCCGGTTTTTTAACTGACGGTGTCGCACTATACAAAGAGGGTAAGCTTGATGATGCTGAAATGTGCTTTAAAAAGATGCTACATCATAACCCTGGTCATGCAGCGTGTCATTATATGATCGGGCTGGTTTATTTGACTAAAAACCATGCTCAAGATGGTATTAGGCACTTTGAAAAAGCAGTTGCTAGCTGTCCTTGGCAAAAAGAATGGCGACAAAACTTATTGAAAGCATACGAGCAAGAAGGTGAAACCAATAAAATAGCGGCGTTTAAGAAAGGTAACCAACGAACGACTGCCAATGATGCCAATAATGCCGTTACCTATGATGAACATTTCACCAGTGATGCTTTTACGACGAAAACGACAGTTTCTCAATAA